Proteins found in one Triticum aestivum cultivar Chinese Spring chromosome 4D, IWGSC CS RefSeq v2.1, whole genome shotgun sequence genomic segment:
- the LOC123100749 gene encoding uncharacterized protein — MQRRARHGSSGELAVFGATRYFDGLADLAASPVTARQPEPKDLMIQVKAMMHHKEESYHSTQELGAKTKSNLTPFFGSSLVSPVVSFCKNPPAGIHDEAHHRVSSLSSRGSSDVVTAAVAAACGRDLGEVVGDRRLQGVRVVRGACGGEERWVVRCYGHALEEQHHVVFEKIDVDAKLSDCHQVKKVEDGADLGWGSDTSSDLFELDLDGANNH, encoded by the coding sequence ATGCAGCGCCGCGCTCGGCATGGCAGCTCCGGCGAACTCGCCGTGTTTGGAGCGACACGCTACTTCGACGGCCTAGCCGACCTTGCTGCCAGCCCGGTCACTGCAAGGCAGCCTGAACCTAAAGACTTGATGATCCAAGTGAAAGCTATGATGCATCACAAGGAGGAAAGCTACCACAGCACCCAGGAGCTGGGAGCCAAGACTAAGAGCAACCTCACCCCCTTCTTCGGCTCCTCCCTTGTGTCACCGGTGGTGAGCTTTTGCAAGAATCCTCCGGCGGGGATCCACGACGAGGCTCATCACCGGGTCTCCTCGTTATCCTCGCGTGGGAGCAGTGATGTTGTCACAGCTGCTGTTGCAGCTGCTTGCGGCCGTGATTTGGGTGAGGTGGTGGGGGACAGGAGGCTGCAAGGCGTTCGGGTAGTGAGGGGGGCCTGTGGCGGCGAGGAGAGGTGGGTGGTGAGATGCTATGGGCATGCTTTGGAAGAGCAACACCATGTCGTTTTTGAGAAGATTGATGTTGATGCCAAATTAAGTGATTGCCATCAAGTGAAAAAAGTGGAAGATGGCGCTGATCTTGGTTGGGGCAGCGACACTAGCTCTGATCTGTTTGAGTTGGATTTGGACGGTGCAAATAATCACTAG